Proteins from a single region of Noviherbaspirillum saxi:
- a CDS encoding ABC transporter ATP-binding protein translates to MSEQTILNIAGVNKRFGGLQALSDVSVKILRGQIYGLIGPNGAGKTTFFNVITGLYQPDTGTFELAGKPYSPSAPHEVAKAGIARTFQNIRLFGEMSAVENVMVGRHLRTRQGVFGAVFQHKAAREEEAAIRRRAMELLDFVGIPHFAHRTSRHLSYGDQRRLEIARALATDPQLLALDEPAAGMNATEKVALRELLVKIKADGKTILLIEHDVKLVMGLCDRLTVLDYGKPIAEGVPAEVQSNQAVIEAYLGGGH, encoded by the coding sequence ATGAGCGAACAAACCATTCTGAATATCGCAGGTGTGAACAAGCGTTTTGGCGGCCTGCAGGCGCTGTCGGATGTCAGCGTTAAGATTTTGCGCGGCCAGATTTACGGACTGATCGGCCCGAACGGTGCCGGTAAGACCACGTTCTTTAACGTGATAACCGGCTTGTACCAGCCGGACACCGGAACGTTTGAACTCGCGGGCAAGCCTTATTCGCCCTCCGCGCCGCATGAAGTGGCGAAGGCGGGCATTGCGCGCACCTTCCAGAACATCCGCTTGTTTGGTGAAATGTCGGCAGTTGAGAATGTCATGGTGGGACGCCACTTGCGCACTCGTCAGGGCGTATTCGGTGCGGTGTTCCAACACAAGGCTGCGCGTGAAGAGGAAGCGGCGATCCGCCGTCGTGCGATGGAATTGCTCGATTTCGTCGGCATCCCCCACTTCGCACACCGCACGTCTCGCCATTTGTCATACGGCGATCAACGTCGTCTGGAAATCGCGCGGGCACTGGCGACCGATCCGCAACTGCTTGCCCTGGATGAACCTGCTGCGGGCATGAACGCGACGGAGAAGGTCGCATTGCGCGAGCTTCTGGTGAAGATCAAAGCGGACGGCAAGACCATTCTGCTAATCGAACATGATGTGAAACTAGTGATGGGACTCTGCGACCGCCTCACGGTGCTCGATTACGGCAAGCCGATTGCAGAAGGCGTGCCGGCCGAGGTGCAAAGCAACCAGGCTGTTATCGAAGCGTATTTGGGAGGTGGCCACTAA
- a CDS encoding ABC transporter ATP-binding protein, with the protein MSENILKVSGLKIAYGGILAVKGIDLEVNKGELVTLIGANGAGKTTTLKAITNTLPGCKVEGQIHYNGKPTQSTNSFSLVKKSLAMVPEGRGVFTRMTILENLLMGAYIRDDKAGIQADIDKWFGVFPRLKERASQLAGTLSGGEQQMLAMARALMSHPQLLLLDEPSMGLSPIMVEKIFEVVRNVSAQGVTILLVEQNAKLALQAAHRGYVMDSGLITMSGKASDMLDDPRVKAAYLGEA; encoded by the coding sequence ATGAGCGAAAACATTCTGAAAGTTAGCGGCCTGAAAATCGCGTATGGCGGCATCCTGGCGGTCAAGGGTATTGATCTGGAAGTCAACAAGGGCGAACTTGTCACGCTCATCGGCGCAAACGGCGCCGGCAAGACCACGACGCTCAAGGCCATTACAAACACGCTGCCGGGTTGCAAGGTCGAAGGTCAGATACATTACAACGGGAAGCCGACTCAGAGTACGAATTCGTTTTCTCTGGTGAAGAAAAGCCTTGCCATGGTGCCGGAAGGCCGCGGCGTGTTCACGCGCATGACCATCCTGGAAAACCTCTTGATGGGCGCTTACATTCGCGATGACAAGGCCGGTATCCAGGCGGACATTGACAAGTGGTTCGGGGTATTCCCGCGTTTGAAGGAGCGCGCAAGCCAGTTGGCGGGCACACTGTCCGGCGGCGAGCAGCAGATGCTGGCCATGGCGCGGGCACTGATGAGCCATCCGCAGCTATTGTTGCTGGACGAACCGTCGATGGGCCTGTCGCCGATCATGGTCGAGAAGATTTTTGAAGTCGTTCGCAATGTTTCGGCGCAGGGCGTCACGATTCTTCTGGTCGAGCAGAATGCAAAGCTCGCCCTGCAGGCAGCGCATCGCGGTTATGTGATGGATTCTGGTCTGATTACCATGAGCGGCAAGGCGAGCGATATGCTTGACGATCCGAGAGTTAAGGCAGCTTATCTCGGCGAGGCTTGA
- a CDS encoding porin — translation MKKSLLAFAVLSTLTGVSAAQSAVTVYGLMDLGLVHESGGPGGSALKMESGVTAGSRLGFKGNEDLGGGLSAHFQIESGIAADVGGLNQGGLMYGRQAYVGLKGSFGTINLGRQYNPLTNILGTIDPFGEGHEGAATNIVGYASRMNNTIYYTSPSFGGMTADVAYGLGETPGNSSANRQLGLALTYVGGPIYASVLHHRINDATGNNPNKITLIGGTYNFGFATGALSYNVNKDNAGIDSNDTLVGVTIPFGASAVMASYIRHNDKSPLNRDADQFAVGYTYNLSKRTMLYGSYGSINNKNGATFTVGNAIEAGTGDRGLAIGVAHRF, via the coding sequence ATGAAAAAATCGCTTCTCGCATTCGCTGTTCTTAGTACGCTTACCGGTGTTTCAGCCGCACAGAGCGCGGTCACTGTTTACGGCCTGATGGATCTCGGACTCGTGCACGAAAGTGGCGGGCCAGGCGGCTCGGCCTTGAAAATGGAAAGCGGAGTGACCGCCGGTTCTCGGTTGGGATTCAAGGGCAACGAAGATCTGGGCGGCGGTCTATCGGCTCACTTCCAAATCGAATCTGGCATTGCCGCTGATGTCGGCGGTCTTAATCAAGGCGGACTGATGTACGGACGCCAGGCTTACGTCGGTCTGAAGGGCTCTTTCGGGACGATCAATCTTGGCCGTCAATATAACCCGCTCACCAATATTCTCGGGACAATCGATCCTTTCGGTGAGGGGCATGAAGGGGCTGCGACCAATATCGTCGGTTATGCGTCCCGGATGAATAACACGATTTACTATACATCGCCGTCGTTTGGTGGGATGACCGCAGATGTTGCTTACGGCCTCGGTGAGACCCCTGGGAATTCATCGGCAAATCGTCAGCTCGGTTTGGCACTGACCTATGTCGGCGGTCCAATTTACGCTTCAGTCCTTCACCATCGTATCAACGATGCAACTGGAAACAACCCGAACAAGATCACACTGATCGGCGGCACCTACAATTTTGGATTCGCAACTGGCGCACTCTCCTACAACGTCAATAAGGATAATGCCGGCATCGATTCAAACGACACTCTGGTCGGCGTCACGATTCCGTTTGGCGCCAGTGCGGTCATGGCGTCCTATATCCGCCATAACGATAAGTCGCCCCTTAACCGCGACGCGGATCAATTCGCAGTGGGCTACACGTACAACTTGTCCAAACGCACGATGCTGTATGGGTCTTATGGATCGATCAATAACAAGAACGGCGCCACCTTCACCGTAGGGAATGCAATTGAAGCAGGAACTGGCGATCGCGGTCTTGCTATCGGCGTTGCGCACCGATTTTAA
- a CDS encoding carboxyl transferase domain-containing protein: MNTIKSKVNTRSPDFRSNAEHMLKGVSDLRKVVAEANEGGGEEKRAKHQAAGKLLPRDRVQGLLDRGTAFLEIGQLAAHGMYNGDCPSAGLIAGIGRIQGVDCMIVANDATVKGGTYYPITVKKHLRAQEIANQNNLPCVYLVDSGGAFLPRQDEVFPDREHFGRIFFNQASMSAKGIPQIAVVMGSCTAGGAYIPAMSDEAIIVKNQGTIFLGGPPLVKAATGEVVSVEDLGGGDVHTRLSGVADHLAQNDQHALELARGIVSNLNRRPQANMSRMAIEEPLYAPEEIYGIIPADTRKPYDVREVIARIVDGSRFDEFKARYGTTLVCGFAYLYGVQIGIVANNGILFAEAAQKGAHFIELCAQRGIPLVFFQNITGFMVGRKYENAGIAKDGAKMVTAVATVQVPKLTMIIGGSFGAGNYGMCGRAYSPRFLWMWPNSRISVMGGEQAASVLATVRRDAIEAKGGSWTQPDEENFKTPIRDQYESQGHPYYATARMWDDGVVDPAQSRRVLGLSLLASLNAPVPPTKFGVFRM, encoded by the coding sequence ATGAACACCATCAAGTCGAAAGTTAATACCCGTAGTCCGGACTTCCGCTCCAACGCTGAACACATGTTGAAGGGGGTGTCGGATCTGCGCAAAGTTGTCGCTGAAGCCAACGAAGGAGGCGGGGAGGAGAAACGCGCCAAACATCAGGCGGCAGGTAAACTCTTGCCACGTGACCGTGTGCAAGGCCTGCTTGATCGCGGCACAGCGTTTCTTGAAATCGGACAATTGGCGGCACACGGTATGTACAACGGCGACTGTCCGTCTGCAGGCCTAATCGCCGGCATTGGTCGGATTCAGGGCGTCGATTGCATGATTGTCGCAAATGACGCGACAGTAAAGGGAGGTACTTACTATCCAATCACCGTTAAGAAGCATCTTCGAGCTCAAGAAATCGCGAATCAGAATAATCTGCCCTGCGTTTATCTTGTCGACTCCGGTGGGGCATTTCTGCCCAGGCAGGACGAGGTCTTTCCCGACCGAGAACATTTCGGAAGGATTTTTTTCAACCAGGCTTCGATGTCGGCCAAGGGGATTCCGCAGATAGCTGTGGTAATGGGATCCTGTACCGCCGGCGGTGCTTACATACCAGCCATGTCGGATGAAGCGATTATTGTAAAAAACCAAGGCACAATCTTCCTGGGCGGGCCACCACTAGTGAAAGCCGCCACCGGCGAAGTGGTCAGTGTGGAAGATCTCGGCGGCGGGGATGTTCATACGCGCCTTTCCGGCGTCGCCGATCATCTGGCGCAAAACGACCAGCACGCGCTTGAACTCGCCCGCGGAATCGTTTCCAATCTTAACCGCCGGCCACAAGCCAACATGTCACGCATGGCGATTGAAGAGCCACTCTACGCTCCAGAAGAAATCTACGGAATCATTCCCGCCGACACAAGGAAGCCATACGACGTTCGGGAAGTCATTGCGCGGATCGTCGACGGATCGCGATTTGACGAATTCAAAGCCCGCTATGGCACCACACTCGTATGTGGTTTTGCCTATCTCTACGGTGTACAGATCGGTATCGTCGCCAATAACGGAATTCTCTTTGCCGAAGCGGCACAGAAAGGCGCCCACTTTATAGAGTTGTGTGCACAGCGAGGGATTCCGCTTGTCTTCTTTCAAAACATTACCGGATTCATGGTTGGAAGGAAATACGAAAACGCTGGGATCGCTAAAGACGGCGCGAAAATGGTAACAGCGGTAGCCACCGTTCAGGTGCCGAAACTCACAATGATTATCGGCGGGTCCTTCGGCGCAGGAAACTATGGCATGTGCGGACGCGCTTATTCCCCTCGTTTCCTCTGGATGTGGCCAAACAGCCGCATTTCAGTCATGGGCGGCGAACAGGCCGCGAGCGTTCTCGCCACGGTCCGACGCGACGCGATTGAAGCTAAAGGCGGATCTTGGACCCAACCGGACGAAGAGAATTTCAAAACTCCCATTCGAGACCAGTACGAGAGCCAAGGGCATCCTTACTACGCCACGGCGCGGATGTGGGATGACGGAGTGGTCGATCCAGCTCAGTCACGCAGAGTCTTAGGCTTGTCGCTGCTCGCGTCACTTAACGCCCCCGTCCCTCCTACCAAGTTTGGCGTCTTCCGCATGTGA
- a CDS encoding enoyl-CoA hydratase/isomerase family protein gives MFETIDIEIKDCIATLWMNRPAIHNAFNPTLILELTDALHRVAMDANVRIVVLAGRGKNFSAGADLEWMQAVGKKPMDENIQDARQLAEMLRTLAELPKPTVARVSGAALGGGMGLASACDICVASDDAIFATSEVRLGLIPSAISPYVIRAIGERQAYRYFQTGERVTAPKAAALGLVHEVVPTAQLDTAVALIVEALLKGGPAAQTAAKSLIQAVGKTVMSWLVEDTVLRIANLRTTPEAQEGIAAFLSKRPPNWAGE, from the coding sequence ATGTTTGAGACTATCGATATTGAAATAAAAGATTGCATTGCGACACTGTGGATGAACCGACCGGCAATTCACAATGCGTTCAATCCCACGTTGATCCTGGAATTGACGGACGCGTTGCACCGCGTCGCCATGGATGCCAATGTCCGCATCGTTGTTCTTGCCGGTCGAGGAAAGAATTTCTCAGCTGGGGCGGACTTAGAGTGGATGCAAGCCGTCGGGAAGAAGCCGATGGATGAAAACATTCAGGATGCGCGGCAGCTTGCCGAAATGCTCCGCACCCTGGCTGAGCTTCCCAAGCCGACAGTGGCTCGCGTGTCGGGGGCAGCACTTGGTGGCGGAATGGGGTTGGCTTCGGCGTGTGACATTTGTGTCGCGTCCGATGACGCTATCTTTGCAACCTCCGAAGTGCGGTTAGGACTGATTCCATCCGCAATTAGCCCCTATGTTATCCGGGCCATTGGTGAACGCCAGGCCTACCGGTATTTTCAAACCGGGGAACGTGTTACTGCACCAAAGGCTGCCGCGCTTGGTCTAGTGCATGAAGTGGTACCAACGGCTCAACTCGACACGGCGGTGGCTTTGATCGTTGAGGCACTATTAAAGGGTGGGCCAGCAGCGCAGACAGCGGCGAAGAGCTTGATTCAAGCAGTGGGCAAAACCGTGATGTCATGGCTTGTGGAAGATACGGTGTTAAGGATAGCAAATCTTCGAACGACGCCAGAAGCGCAAGAAGGAATTGCGGCATTTCTTTCCAAACGTCCTCCAAACTGGGCAGGAGAATAA
- a CDS encoding acetyl-CoA carboxylase biotin carboxylase subunit, whose translation MFTKILIANRGEIACRIMRTARRMGIKTVAVYSDADANARHVRLADEAIWIGAAPARESYLEGGRIVTAALATGAQAIHPGYGFLSENAAFAEQCIAAGIVFIGPPASAINAMGSKSAAKTLMERANVPLTPGYHGEQQDAEFLREQAQRIGFPVLLKASSGGGGKGMRIVTESDLFSEALASCKREAAASFGDDKVLVEKYLIRPRHIEIQVFADQFGNCVSIFERDCSVQRRHQKVLEEAPAPGMAAERRAEMGRAAVDAAKAVGYVGAGTVEFIVAPDGNFYFMEMNTRLQVEHPVTEMITGLDLVEWQLRVAAGEPLPMRQGDIGICGHALEARIYAEDPSKGFLPSIGKLQHLAPPVENQNVRVDTGVEEGDVISQYYDPMICKLIVWDVDRDAALARMLAALHSFRVVGVSNNIEFLTRLVGSRSFANADLDTGLIEREGEHLLATSIDPNPEIWVLLALHEVLHDRRKNEAAIGVGSPWNINDGWRLNANGCSSITLSHDESNKRLVVEYLREAYKISVDGLEYSVTGTLDNDGNVVAVVNGKRSNAIVNMGTSYSRYVFLPESRWHFTTDEGISHDGDTAGASGALTAPMPGKISAILAEVGKKLERGAPLLVLEAMKMEHSINAPAAGTVKAFRYEVGDQVGDGDQLIDFEVTS comes from the coding sequence ATGTTCACTAAAATTCTCATTGCGAATCGTGGCGAGATTGCTTGCCGAATTATGCGCACTGCGAGGCGCATGGGCATCAAGACGGTCGCTGTTTATTCCGACGCCGATGCAAATGCAAGGCACGTACGCCTAGCTGACGAGGCAATCTGGATTGGCGCAGCGCCGGCACGGGAATCCTATCTGGAAGGCGGGCGCATTGTCACAGCGGCACTAGCAACTGGAGCGCAGGCCATTCATCCAGGGTATGGTTTCCTTTCCGAGAACGCGGCCTTCGCCGAGCAGTGTATTGCAGCGGGTATTGTTTTCATTGGCCCCCCCGCTTCTGCCATCAATGCGATGGGGTCTAAGTCGGCGGCGAAGACGCTCATGGAACGAGCAAATGTCCCCCTTACACCGGGCTACCACGGCGAGCAGCAAGACGCCGAATTCTTGCGTGAGCAAGCGCAGAGGATCGGCTTCCCGGTGCTATTGAAGGCGAGTTCTGGTGGTGGCGGAAAAGGCATGCGCATTGTTACGGAATCGGATTTGTTCTCTGAAGCACTGGCTTCCTGTAAGCGCGAGGCCGCCGCAAGCTTCGGTGATGACAAGGTGCTGGTCGAAAAATACTTGATCCGTCCACGGCATATTGAGATACAGGTATTTGCGGATCAGTTCGGTAACTGCGTATCGATTTTTGAACGGGATTGCTCGGTGCAGAGGCGTCATCAAAAGGTTCTGGAAGAAGCGCCGGCGCCCGGAATGGCTGCAGAACGACGCGCCGAGATGGGACGCGCTGCAGTTGATGCAGCGAAAGCCGTAGGATATGTCGGAGCCGGCACCGTGGAGTTCATCGTAGCGCCTGACGGAAACTTCTACTTCATGGAGATGAACACTCGGCTGCAAGTCGAGCATCCTGTGACAGAGATGATTACTGGGCTCGATCTTGTGGAGTGGCAGCTTCGAGTGGCCGCAGGAGAACCGCTTCCGATGCGTCAGGGCGACATCGGGATCTGTGGGCATGCCCTTGAGGCAAGGATTTATGCGGAAGATCCATCGAAAGGGTTTCTTCCTTCGATCGGAAAACTGCAGCATCTCGCCCCCCCGGTAGAAAACCAGAATGTGCGAGTCGATACGGGAGTCGAGGAGGGTGACGTAATCTCCCAGTACTACGATCCGATGATATGCAAGCTGATTGTTTGGGATGTTGATCGTGACGCGGCACTGGCTCGGATGCTTGCCGCTCTTCATAGCTTCCGTGTCGTGGGTGTATCAAATAACATCGAATTTCTGACCCGCCTTGTCGGCTCGAGATCCTTTGCCAATGCCGATCTCGACACCGGTCTGATCGAACGCGAAGGAGAGCATTTACTGGCCACCTCTATCGATCCGAATCCCGAGATCTGGGTTCTTCTCGCATTACATGAGGTCTTGCACGACCGGCGGAAAAACGAAGCGGCTATTGGGGTTGGCTCACCGTGGAATATCAACGATGGCTGGCGTCTGAACGCCAATGGCTGCAGCTCGATAACGCTTTCGCATGACGAATCCAACAAGCGGTTGGTTGTGGAGTACCTTCGTGAAGCGTACAAAATCTCTGTAGATGGGCTCGAATACTCGGTTACGGGTACGCTCGACAATGATGGGAACGTGGTTGCTGTCGTCAACGGGAAGCGGTCCAACGCCATTGTAAATATGGGCACGTCGTATTCGCGATACGTTTTTCTGCCCGAGAGCAGATGGCACTTCACAACCGACGAAGGAATTAGCCATGATGGCGATACCGCGGGGGCAAGCGGCGCCTTGACAGCTCCCATGCCGGGCAAGATATCCGCAATCCTTGCTGAAGTCGGTAAAAAACTCGAAAGGGGAGCACCACTTCTTGTCCTCGAAGCGATGAAGATGGAACATTCTATCAATGCGCCCGCCGCTGGAACAGTCAAGGCGTTCAGGTACGAAGTAGGGGACCAAGTCGGTGATGGTGACCAACTTATTGATTTTGAAGTGACATCATGA
- a CDS encoding hydroxymethylglutaryl-CoA lyase yields MSDFATKPFVKLVEVGPRDGLQNEKVTVPTETKRRLVEMLGEAGLNAIEVTAFVSPDRVPQMADNAALMTSIQRRPGVAYPVLVPNLRGLEAALAAGVTEIAVFGSASESFSHKNINCSISESLARFEPVMRAAEQAHVKVRGYVSCVLGCPYEGIVAPDKVATVARNLYELGCYEISLGDTIGIGTPRGTHQLFDAVAKYVPRDRLAGHFHDTYGQALVNIYAALCEGIRTFDSSVAGLGGCPYAPGASGNVATEDVIYLLHGVGMETGIDLGKVIDAGLFISTAIGRKPASKLGLARLAKANCA; encoded by the coding sequence ATGAGCGACTTTGCAACGAAACCGTTCGTTAAACTCGTAGAGGTCGGCCCACGTGATGGTTTGCAGAACGAGAAAGTAACAGTACCCACCGAGACGAAGCGGCGTTTGGTGGAAATGCTGGGGGAGGCTGGCCTAAACGCCATTGAGGTAACGGCATTCGTATCGCCGGACAGGGTGCCTCAGATGGCCGATAACGCGGCTCTGATGACTTCGATACAGCGTCGACCAGGCGTGGCCTATCCGGTCTTGGTACCCAACTTAAGGGGTTTGGAGGCGGCCCTCGCAGCGGGGGTGACGGAGATCGCCGTGTTCGGCTCCGCGTCTGAGTCCTTCAGTCATAAGAACATCAATTGCTCGATTTCTGAATCGCTTGCTCGGTTTGAGCCTGTCATGCGCGCTGCGGAACAGGCTCACGTAAAGGTGCGCGGATACGTCTCGTGCGTTCTCGGATGTCCATACGAAGGAATCGTTGCACCGGATAAAGTTGCGACTGTCGCGCGAAATCTCTACGAGTTGGGCTGCTATGAAATCAGCTTGGGCGATACCATAGGCATTGGAACGCCACGCGGAACGCATCAGCTGTTTGATGCCGTCGCCAAGTACGTTCCACGGGATCGTCTTGCTGGCCACTTCCATGACACGTACGGGCAGGCGCTGGTCAATATATATGCGGCCCTTTGCGAAGGCATTCGGACCTTCGATTCCTCTGTGGCAGGCTTAGGCGGATGCCCATACGCCCCCGGCGCGTCCGGAAACGTCGCCACGGAAGACGTTATATATCTACTTCACGGCGTTGGTATGGAAACAGGAATAGACCTCGGCAAAGTCATTGATGCGGGACTGTTCATCTCGACCGCGATCGGTCGCAAGCCAGCTTCGAAGCTTGGTCTGGCACGCCTTGCAAAAGCCAACTGCGCGTAA
- a CDS encoding EAL domain-containing protein: MATRRHQWSRDELFCALHTNQFVPYFQPKIGLHCGGLCSAEMLARWKHPSLGIIEPNDFIDVMEAHDLLGELTENLLHQALRCTQFGLRTGHRIALAVNISPRTLENIEGTSRLIAIVQEYGMSPSQITFEITETSTALRPDLVLQSLILMKRQGFEISVDDFGTGHSSLRLLNDMPFTELKIDRGFVKGISKGDKPVTILRAIVQLANDLGMRTVVEGIETREEFSYVRDLGCDLAQGYYCGRPMTYTNLLQYVRRLSGALFNHPFVDPLSESGSVGWEATTISKTRMYS; this comes from the coding sequence ATGGCTACCCGACGACATCAGTGGTCGCGCGACGAATTATTCTGCGCACTGCATACAAATCAGTTTGTACCTTACTTCCAGCCGAAAATAGGGTTGCATTGTGGCGGACTGTGTAGCGCGGAAATGCTCGCCCGGTGGAAGCATCCTTCCCTGGGGATCATTGAACCAAACGACTTCATTGACGTGATGGAGGCGCACGACCTACTTGGCGAACTTACCGAAAACCTGCTGCATCAAGCGTTAAGATGCACGCAGTTCGGTTTGCGTACAGGACACCGAATCGCACTTGCCGTGAACATATCGCCGCGTACGCTCGAGAACATTGAGGGAACATCCCGCCTTATCGCAATCGTTCAGGAATATGGTATGTCACCCTCCCAAATAACGTTCGAGATCACCGAAACATCTACGGCGTTGCGGCCAGACCTTGTTCTTCAGTCCCTGATCCTTATGAAGCGGCAAGGATTTGAGATTTCAGTAGACGATTTCGGAACCGGTCATTCGTCGCTGCGTCTCCTGAACGACATGCCTTTCACGGAACTAAAAATTGATCGAGGATTCGTAAAAGGAATCTCAAAGGGCGACAAGCCTGTAACAATTCTCCGCGCCATTGTGCAGTTGGCCAACGATCTCGGAATGCGCACGGTGGTCGAAGGTATCGAAACCCGCGAGGAGTTCTCGTACGTGCGGGACCTCGGATGCGATTTGGCACAGGGCTACTACTGCGGCCGTCCAATGACATACACTAATCTGTTGCAATATGTGCGGCGCTTATCGGGGGCACTCTTCAACCACCCATTTGTAGACCCCTTATCCGAGAGCGGTAGCGTCGGGTGGGAGGCTACTACCATTTCAAAGACCAGGATGTATTCATGA
- a CDS encoding glutathione S-transferase family protein — protein sequence MITLYHCVSARSFRPLWTLEELEIPYELKMLPFPPRFLARGYLEVNPLGTVPALIDGPTFMTESAAMCQYLAERDPAKRLVVKGDGSRYGDYLNWLHFGEATLTFPQTLVLRYGFFEQSQRRLPQVENDYRRWFLARLRALDAVLTESDYLCGDQFTSADISVGYAVMLADYLDMSSQFSERVGGYWKRLQAREGYQRAITAQYKAATSQGVSPIAAPLTGREQA from the coding sequence ATGATTACGCTCTACCATTGTGTCAGCGCACGCTCGTTTCGGCCGTTATGGACTCTCGAAGAGCTAGAAATACCCTATGAACTCAAGATGCTGCCGTTTCCTCCCCGGTTCCTGGCACGTGGCTACCTTGAGGTCAACCCGCTTGGTACGGTCCCGGCGCTGATCGACGGCCCTACGTTCATGACAGAGTCTGCGGCCATGTGCCAATATCTCGCAGAGCGGGATCCGGCCAAAAGACTTGTGGTAAAGGGAGACGGGTCAAGGTATGGCGATTACCTCAACTGGCTGCACTTCGGCGAGGCAACGCTGACATTCCCTCAAACTTTGGTTCTCCGGTATGGATTTTTTGAACAGTCCCAACGGCGTCTGCCGCAAGTAGAAAATGACTACCGTCGCTGGTTTTTGGCTCGATTGCGCGCACTAGATGCTGTCCTTACTGAGTCCGATTATTTATGCGGAGATCAGTTTACATCGGCCGACATTTCAGTTGGGTACGCTGTCATGCTAGCTGACTATTTAGATATGTCCTCTCAGTTCTCCGAACGCGTAGGTGGGTATTGGAAGCGATTACAAGCGCGAGAGGGATATCAACGGGCTATTACGGCTCAGTACAAGGCAGCTACATCCCAAGGTGTGTCACCAATTGCTGCACCATTGACCGGCCGAGAACAGGCTTAG
- the can gene encoding carbonate dehydratase, whose translation MPTFQSLFQNNRVWAKNKVDQDPTLFSRLVKQQNPEFLWIGCSDSRVPANEIVGLMPGELFVHRNLANLVLHTDFNCLSVIQFAVESLKVRDIIVCGHYECSGVAHAMKKSDVGGLPESWLRHVEDLAMKKQCELSEISCDAQRLTKLCELNVQEQVRNVSRTDILRNAWRRGQHVAVHGVVYDLADGLLHDLNVSVTGL comes from the coding sequence ATGCCGACCTTTCAATCACTATTCCAAAACAACCGTGTTTGGGCGAAAAATAAAGTCGACCAGGATCCAACTCTGTTTTCGCGGCTGGTGAAACAGCAGAATCCTGAGTTTCTTTGGATCGGATGCTCAGATAGTCGTGTTCCCGCAAATGAAATTGTAGGACTAATGCCAGGAGAGCTGTTCGTACATCGGAACCTCGCCAACCTTGTACTGCACACGGACTTCAACTGTTTGTCGGTGATCCAGTTTGCCGTTGAATCACTAAAAGTCCGAGACATTATTGTCTGCGGCCACTACGAATGTAGCGGAGTCGCACACGCGATGAAGAAGTCAGACGTCGGCGGCTTACCTGAAAGTTGGCTACGTCATGTTGAGGACCTCGCGATGAAAAAGCAGTGTGAGCTAAGCGAAATTTCATGTGACGCGCAACGTTTAACCAAATTATGCGAGCTAAACGTACAAGAGCAGGTCCGCAACGTCAGTCGGACAGACATCCTGAGAAACGCATGGAGGAGGGGGCAGCATGTCGCGGTACATGGCGTAGTTTATGACCTTGCCGACGGATTACTGCACGATCTGAACGTTAGTGTGACTGGACTATAG
- a CDS encoding helix-turn-helix domain-containing protein, which produces MATKRTRRDFTALEQRRRQAARLLAKGITQTEVARELGVSRQSVSVWAKAQETDRQGWRRKPLGLSSGIGLGATQAAISALAARCPGQRL; this is translated from the coding sequence ATGGCAACGAAACGGACTCGTCGCGACTTCACCGCACTGGAGCAGCGCCGCAGGCAGGCGGCGCGGTTATTAGCCAAAGGAATAACGCAGACAGAGGTTGCCCGTGAACTGGGCGTGAGCCGGCAAAGCGTTTCTGTCTGGGCCAAAGCACAAGAGACCGACAGACAGGGATGGCGCCGCAAGCCGCTGGGGCTATCGTCCGGGATTGGACTAGGTGCAACGCAGGCGGCTATATCGGCGCTTGCTGCGCGGTGCCCAGGCCAACGGCTTTGA
- a CDS encoding 2OG-Fe dioxygenase family protein, with translation MNQIRVIANKEFKGVTVPEGPHRGGHEFSVIAVANRHNVRGGETQVRDPSTGQVVFRQTLDVNEAILIDDERYIHYATNIEPDQGSIGYRDIWVVEINRWNERAYGPIHERMSSKIAAPEKEMA, from the coding sequence GTGAATCAGATCCGCGTCATCGCCAACAAGGAATTTAAAGGAGTCACTGTTCCTGAAGGTCCGCATCGTGGTGGGCATGAGTTTAGCGTCATCGCCGTCGCCAATCGCCACAATGTGCGCGGCGGTGAAACCCAAGTGAGAGATCCATCGACCGGCCAGGTAGTTTTTCGACAAACCTTGGACGTCAACGAAGCGATCCTGATTGACGATGAGCGCTATATCCACTACGCGACAAACATCGAGCCAGATCAAGGAAGCATTGGTTACCGCGATATTTGGGTCGTAGAAATCAATCGATGGAACGAACGTGCCTATGGTCCGATACATGAGCGCATGTCGAGTAAAATTGCTGCGCCGGAAAAAGAAATGGCATAA